The DNA window CTCGTCATGCGCCTGTTTGAACAGGAAGTGCCAGAGATCTACGACAACACCGTCGTCATTAAGAGCTGTGCCCGGGAAGCCGGCGAGCGCACCAAGATCGCGGTCTCCAGCCGCGACCGTGACGTCGACAGCGTCGGCGCCTGCGTCGGCATGAAGGGCATGCGCGTGCAGAGCATCATTCGTGAGCTGCGCGGCGAAAAAATTGACATCATCCAGTACAGCGAGAATGCGGTGGAGTTTGCCACGCATGCACTGAGCCCGGCCAAGATCTCGCGGGTCTCGATCATCGATCCCGAAGAGAAGCACATGGAAGTGATTGTCGACGACACCCAGTTATCGCTCGCCATTGGCAAGCGTGGGCAGAATGTGCGCCTTGCCGCGAAACTGCTCGGCTGGAAGATCGACATCAAGAGCGAAGAAGAGAAGCGGCAAGAAGTCGAGAGCCAGATGGCCGAACTCCTGCCGACTGGCACTCCCATTTCCGTACTGGCTGAATATGGGCTCGCTGAAAACCTGATTGAAGCACTGCTCGGCGCCGACGTCGGCACTGTCGAGAAACTGGGCTCTTTGACACCGGAACAGCTCGAGCAGCTTCCGGGTGTGGGCGAGGAATCGATCCAATCGCTCTACACCGCGATCAATGGATTCTACGCCCAGTTTGAAACTCAGACGGAAGAGACAACTGAGAACGAAGTGGAGGCTGAAACTCCGATTGAGGAAGCAGCATCCTCAGAAGAGCCAGTAATTTCTGCAGAAATCCAGGAAGTGTCAGCGCCTGCGGAAGCCAATGCA is part of the Bryobacter aggregatus MPL3 genome and encodes:
- the nusA gene encoding transcription termination factor NusA, which produces MATIYQSIEMLAKEKGIDAQIIFDAVKDAVILAARKQFKSTGEMAAEVDPKLGIQVFALKKIVETVEDPINEWTIDEAKKNKIPAPQIGDEIRQQLSMDALGRISAQIAKQVILQKVREAERENVYGEFAGRVGELANCVIKRIETRDLVVDLGKTEARLPAKEQSKLESYSIGDRVRVVIKAVEKTGKNAGVIVSRAAAELVMRLFEQEVPEIYDNTVVIKSCAREAGERTKIAVSSRDRDVDSVGACVGMKGMRVQSIIRELRGEKIDIIQYSENAVEFATHALSPAKISRVSIIDPEEKHMEVIVDDTQLSLAIGKRGQNVRLAAKLLGWKIDIKSEEEKRQEVESQMAELLPTGTPISVLAEYGLAENLIEALLGADVGTVEKLGSLTPEQLEQLPGVGEESIQSLYTAINGFYAQFETQTEETTENEVEAETPIEEAASSEEPVISAEIQEVSAPAEANAEAQTEALPAPETAHSDKA